DNA sequence from the Nakaseomyces glabratus chromosome E, complete sequence genome:
AACAAACACCAGCACCAAGTCCTTATACCCATCTGACAGCAGGTTGCCTAGCAAATCAGCTACCATCGGTGAAGTCgatgacgaagatgaagaggatGAGTTTGGGGACTTCCAAAGTGAAGTTGCCCCTGGCTCTTCCAAGCCAGCCGCAACAACTGCCAATGCTTCAACCACCAAGCCAGCGGCAGCTACTGCTGCAGCCAACGACGATCTAATGGATTTGTTTGGCCCTTCAAAGACACCAGTAGAGGAAGTCAAGAAGCCTGCAAAGAAGGATGCGTTTTCAGATCTGTTTGCTAGCTCGAAGTCTTTGATATAGATCTGCTAGCATTACGGGAATATATTAATCGAATCGGTATAAAGTCGTTAAGAGAGAAACGGCAGGCTTCCAGATGGTTTATGTCTTGGAACAGGATTTTCGAGACTACTGTGCATAACATACCGTGTTGCCTAATCGATTCTGTGCCTTTACTCACATTTTAAATTGCTTCAAAAGTGGTCCAGAAAATCCCTATATCTCTGTTTAAAATCTTTTTGTATTGGTATGTAAAGTAAATAAGTAATATTGAGAATGTACAAAGGAAATGCAATAGTTGCGTGAAACTATGAGTACGATGCTAATTGTTCTTGTATTTATGGGGGCAGACATTTGTATATATGGCTGAACTAGACCTACAAATCGTCTTGCAATTTAGTAGCGACCTCCTGGACATCCGTGTCGTCGATGTCATCCAGAGTACCTTCGATACCTTGCTCGAACATCTGTTTACCCGTGAGTCTGCCATGGTGTGCTTGCAATCTTCTCTCCTCATCACGCTTATCCAAGCCGTGCTCCTGTCTGAACTTGGTTCTCCAGCCGAGGAAGGACTCTCTAGTGACTTTTGTACCGTGGAACTTGGCCtgctcttctttctcaCGCTCCTGCAGCTCCTGGTCGTGCTGTTTCTGCTTCAAGGTCAGTTGCTCCAGGAAGTAGTGCTCGGCTTTCTCCTTGATGGAGGATATCAGCGCGAAACACATCTGCATACCGGAGAGCATGTCCGTCTCGATCTGCTCTTCCAGCTCCGCGACCAGCGGACCGCTCACGTAGTCAGCAATGGAGATCGTGTCGGGGATATTCTCGTACTTGCTCATCAGCCTGTTACCGTGCTCATCGTACTGTTGCTCGTCCTCGTCCTCGTCCTCTCCTTCCCCTTCATCGTCGCTGTTAAGCAACGTCTCTTCGACTTCTATGCTGATCACAGGGTTCACATCAGGGTACTCCTCTGGCAGCTGAAACGTACAGTGCAAAGTGTGGTCCTTAGACAAATGCGACGTGTCTATCAGCTCCTGCAACTCCAGCTTCAACTGCAACTCAAACTTCACCCCAGGGTACTCCTTCACCACTTCGAGCTCATCCGGGTATATAGACCGCAGAACTTCCAGCTCCTGCTCTTGCTCCTCTTTGTAATCCATCGTCCCGCACACAGTTCCTCCTGCTTGGGCCATACACATCAAACTACAACTACTTCCTACTTACCACTATAACTACTTTCTATGCGATTTcagctgaaaaattttttggcGATAAGCGGGCAAAATCACATGACCTATACAACCCCCCCGAGTTGAAAGAGCCAGGGAACAAGTCGATGAGCTAAAGACTTCTGCCCTGCGATGGGAAGTGCCCATGCGATCTGCGATTCACCTCCAAGAGCATATATGTGAGGTGGTTATATGCTCAGCGATGCGTTATCGGCTGGGTGAAGTGGTGCCCAGGGTCAGGGTGCTCTTTGCCTTGATTAGCAATGGGCTTGCGGATGGGGGAATAGTGCAATGCTAAGATGGTGTGGTTGCGAGGTAGCAACTTTGATGGTTGTGAGATGGTGGACAGCCTAGAGCCCTTATCATGGGTAGTGCACCCACGTAGGTCATGATTGTGAGCTTTGTGCACCCAAATAATCGGAAATTGTGTAAAAGCTGGGTGTAGTAAAATATAGGTGATGAgctcatatatatatatgggGGGTTTTGTGCTCGAAACTTTGTAGTATTTCGAACCTTGTCTTGCCAGGACTTAGCACAAGCATAAGTATCAACCAAGTGTAGCGATGAGTGATATTTATACGGAGTTCAGCGAGAGTGTCTTCTCGGAGAGACATGGACAGCACCAGTACCTGAAGATGGCCCATGCCAACATGTATGGGAATGGTGGTGCATCTGAGGTGCAGAATGTGGAGATCCAGCCCGAGGCCGATGACTACGAGGCCCGgatcaaagaaattgagGAGTACTACTTGAAGACTTTGTTGAACGAAGAACCTTCGAAGAGGAACTCCGGGTATGTTGGTGCGTCTGGGATCAAGAGCGTGCCCTCCTTAGAGCTCGACGACCAGGCCAACCCAAGCAGCAGCTCTAGTGATGTTAGTATACAGGATATATCTACATCACCAGGCATGATGTACTCGAAATTTAACACACATCTGGTCGGTAACAGTCCTGCAGTGTATGGTGCAGCAGCTAACAATGCCCTGTTTAACAACCTGAACAGCCTGAACGAAtctcaatatatttatggTAAGTCTATAAACAATGAGAGTTTATACTTCAggcaacaacagcaattacagcaacagcaacagcagcaacaacagcagcagcaactattgcaacaacagcagctACAGCAGCAACTGCAACttcaacagcagcagccaACATTCCTTGATAGCAATGTACAGACAAACTATGCTAACCAGGAATTCGTGAACTCACAGGCCAATGTAACACCATTGAACTACACTAATATCTTTAACAATGAAATCTCTGCAAAGCCTGCCAAGACACATAAAATCAACCCATTTTTGCAAGACAAGCAAGTTTCACGTAAGTCTAACCTAGAAGTTGACATAAAGCATCATTACCAGGCTAATGCGCTTCCACTAACTTCCGAAAATCTACAGAAGATGCAGGACCTGAGTATTGACGACATGCCTATTGAAAGTATAAACCGCAAGAAGTTCCACATCCAAAAAACTACTGTGGACCCTACTAAGCAGATCAACAGCGAGCCTAAGGTGAAAGAGCatcagcaacaacaacaacaacaacagattAATAAGGGTTTGTACAAGACAGAATTATGTGAGACTTTTACCACCAAGGGCTTCTGTAAGTATGGGAACAAGTGTCAATTTGCTCATGGCCTTCAAGAactgaaattgaaaaagacCTCAAATAATTTCAGAACAAAGCCATGCATTAACTGGGATAAGCTTGGTTACTGCCCATACGGTAAGAGATGTTGCTTCAAACATGGTGACGACAGAGatattcaaatttataaaaaagCAGGCACCTATACTGCAAACCCTGATGGAAGTGATGcatcagaaagaaaattaacAGAAGTACAGATAAAGCAGAAAAACTTACATGCAAACATTAAGAAACTTCAAAAGATGACCTGGTAATGTGCTGATTATCAGTTCTAATCTGAAGTCGTGATTAGAAAAATCGAACTCTTCTGTGGAACTCCGccaaattttaattttattatcatttactcattctttttttgttagtttttgttatttttttgtcttttccGATAAACATAATGGTATTTGATCCATTTCCAATTGTATTTTAAGTCTCTTTCCTATAAGAGGTTTTTTCAGTCATATTCAAGAGTAGTGCAAGGTACTTTTACTTCCATTTTGTTTGACATTGacttttattgttttgaaaAGCTATTGCCCATCATTAGTGACAATTCCACACACATTCATTCTCCTCTGGTAGTGTTTGAATGGCTTCCCtttcttttgttgtttCATAAAAGTTATGGAgcaaaaactgaaaaaatatttgaaaccGTTCTTTAGTCTGATCGTGTGgttatttatatttattacccactttaatatttattataactattattattaatatagtACAAGTTTTATGTTATGAGCGTTGTTAatgtatttttgaaatatatatacagtTGTTATTcgaatttttgaattttgatatattattatcaagAGTCCGCATGTTCGTGGTACTTAGTGTATACATGATGATATGAAAATTAAATAGTACAAATTTGGATATAGTGGTAAAGTACACTTTGCCAATCTAAATATGGTCAGGCCCTCGTCATCGACTTATATTAATAACTAATAATTTTATACCTTTTCGCATAAGTAAACTCTcatatctttattttttcaccCTATCTCTCAACGAAGAGATAGATGGAGATCTCATAGTAGTCCTTGTACCTAGGCGGCCAGGTACATGTTGTCCTTGTCTTCCTAGAGGGAAGACTTTACCGGCGTACATATCATTATCAGAATCTTCAACAATCTCATCATAAGGAATACCATCGATGCTTCTTTGAAGTAAGTAGCGCAAAGAATTATACCACACCATATGACGTTCTCTAGTTGGGCATGTAAAAATGACATTTCTGTCATCAGTGGTAACTACTATACTCTTGTAATATAGACCACTTGGGTGACTGCTATTGTCAGGAATTACAGAAACGTTCAAAATAGAAACACCTTTAGTCTTACTCTGAGCAGCATTTTCCATCACTGGATTGGTTTCGGACCAGTATAGAGTCATACTGTATGGATGGATCCAGAAATATCTTCTGTGTCTACCTTCACCACCGATATGTCCTAGTTTTGGGTAGTATTTGTACAAATATTCACCGATAACTGTCTGAGTCAATGCGGGTATCATTGTCTTTTCGTTCATAGAAGCAATAGAATTCAAAGTGCCTAATGTGTCAACAGATGTAGAACGGTTCATTGGCGGTTTCTTTGCTGTACGTttcgatggtgtgtgtaATGGTGATTGAGTTGGGGAAAATGAAAGTGGAGTGCTCTCTGATTTTACAGTACTACTCTCATTAAATGAAGTTCCACCGTATAGCGCTGATGAAATTGTATTTGGAGGCACTTCAGATGCTGGACTTGAAGGTGCAGTTTTACTTTTCAAAGGTAATTCACTAGCTTCAGATACCAGTGTGGAATCGAGATTGCTTGTGTTGTTGCGAGATGACAATGTTGTTCTTTTGATTGGTCTTGGGTTACTGCGAGCCAATAGTGTCATATAGTACATTCTAGGCAGAACAACAACCTTCTTCGTGGTTGGGGTCTTGGCATAAGCTGTAGAAATGAAACATGTAGATGGAACCACTAGGAATCCCTGGCTACTTAATTCTTGCTTCATTTGTTCAACATCAGTTATATTAGAAGATTTAGCATTGGTCTCGATTTCAGCTGTTGACGATGGTGACTCCGTTGATTTTGCGTTTGTAATTTGTGACTTCAATTTCGAATATTCTGCTCTTGGTATAGCTACCAAATTGTAACGTATTTGAAGTAATTTGATTAGCTCTAGCTTTGTCTTTGGCTTTGATACCCTTTCCATATGTGAGGCATCATTCTTGTCCATGACAACTAGACCCAATTCTTTAGCTCTCGTGCGTAACATGTTTTCGTCAACCTTACCAATAtctattttcttgttgTCAGTCTTTAAGCTATTATACTCTCTTTGATCTATGGCGATTAAGCCATGAACTGGTGCCTTTTTGACAATTTCTAGACGTGTTATCTTTGGTATTGGTTTGCTTGCCTGTCTTTCCTTCGATAACAATGCTTTGTATGACTTTAGAGAAAGGACTATCAAACTTCTCTTGGAGGCTTCTTTCTTCAGGTCATCATCAGAGAGCTTTGCAGGATCTTCAAGGTCTTTCAATTGCTCTTGTGTCAGCAGGGATAAACCAAGTGTTGAAGctattttttgtagttCTTTTTCTGTTGGTTTTGTTGGTTTTGATGGCTTCCTAACAGACTTCAACTCCTTTAACTGCTTTTTGTTAATCAGTTCGTATTCTGTCTCCTTCAGTAACTCCTGCACGGTATTAATATCAAGTTTATTAGGTATAGTTTTGCTCTGTGCTTTATGATTGTCTTGTGTAATTTTTGAGAGGTCTAGTGATGAGTGGTTTTCATGAGTATTAGTTAAAGTGGAGTTTGTGGCAGTGCTCTCTGAAGTCAAATCTGGTATATCAGATAATGGTGATGCACTTTTTCTCATAGGAGACAAGATATAACCGAGTTCTTTGGCTTTATTTGTAAGTTCCTCTAAAGTCAATGAAGAAGTATTTGAAGTCAAGAATGGTGATTTATTTTGAGTAAGGTTCTCCGATTTTTCTCCTGTACTACTACTACTACTATCTTCAGCGGATTCCTCCTTCTCAACAAAGTTTAGTCTTGTACCACTAGAATTGCTTCTTAGATCAGGTGTTCTCTTTATCAAATCCATATCCATTTTAGTTGCTAGACTTTGTAATTCTTCATAAGTCAGTTTCACAGGTGATGATCTCTGTTGAATAAATTTGGAGTATGATTCTTTGTCAATTACGGTCATATTCATCTCTCTTGCAGCACGATAAATTTCCTCTTTCTTTAATGCAGAGTCCTTTTGATTCTTGATCAAATTTTCGTATTCATCAGTAGGTAGTGTAACGAAACCCAATGCCTGAGCATGTTCTTTGATTTTACCCGGTTGTTGTTTCTGTTCCTTAATGAGTTgttcaaaatattgtttGCTGGCTTTAACTTTGGAAGAAGGAGATGTattgtttctttcttgaagtttGATCTGAGCAATGAAATCATTCAATTCATCACTGGTAAAAACTTTCAGATTGTAGTTATGAGCATAGgatttcaattcttcttctgttggATTTTCAGCCTTTTGCTTGACACTCTCCCATTTCTCTTGACGAACAATAACATAGTTCATGCTATGGATCTTAGATTGTAAGAATTCGAATGAAGGTGTTTCTGAGTTATTGACAAGTTCTCTGTACCGAGCCAATTCCACTATTTCATAACCAAGTTCTTTTGCACTGGCTTTCAAATAATCCAAATCAGGTTGCGAAAGCATTGCTTGCATTGTTTCTGCTTCATTCTTTGCCATCAAAACCATAGACTCCTTTCTTGCCATGTTTCTTAAGAAATCAATGGTTGGATTTTCTAATTGTCTCAATTTACATTGATAGTCTGTTTTGTCAACCAaagttttattttgaagCTCAGCATGCTCAATTAGATAGTCTTCTGTAGGGTTTCTTAGTTTATCTCTCAAATCATTTAGTTCATCTTTGTCGATTATTTGtttgttgatattatttGCCTTTGACTCTAAAAACTCTAAGGATggattttcaaaaatatcaagTTTATACTGGAACTCTTCCTTATCTATTACAATTTTCCTGAATGCCTTAGCTTTTTCTTCCAAATATGCTAACTCAGGGTTATCAACGgataataacaaattttgatattcatTATTGTTGACCATAATCATACCATTATCAGCTAATTTCTCGGATAAATAATCATTAGATGGGTTGTTATATCTATCCACACTATGTTCATATTCTTCCTTTGGAATTGCCACATAATTGAACTTCTCCAATGACGAAACTAGGTAATCTAAAGTTGGATATTCAATCTGTTTTTGTAAATCGTTATATTCATCATTTAATAAAACAACAGATTGTAATGAGTTAGCGTACTGTTTGATCTCATCACCTGTAGGATTAGTAGTTTTTCTAATCAGCTCTCTAAATTCAACAAGATCCACAAgctcttttctttgtcttctggccttttctttcaagtaATCCAATGGAGGCTTTGCCATGTGCTCGTCTAGCTTAGTTTTCTCCTCAGAGGTCATTACAATACAATCGATCTTTTCAGCTGTTTCCTTTAGCATCTCGATAGTAGGTTGTTCTATTTGTGTTTGCATTTCTTCTAATTTCTTAGTTTCAATGATACTACAATCATGTAAAGCTGCTTTTTCTCTAACGAAGCTTAATGGTGTATTCTTTATAAGTTCTTCGTTTCTAGAGTTTTCATTAGAATCAATCAACACAACATTGTACTTCTGAGCCTTTTCGATCAAGTAGTTTATATCTGGTTCCTCGAATTTTTTCTGTAATTCTTTGTGTTCTTCTAATGAATGAACCATGAAACCATGAGATTTCACACGTTCAATCAATTCATCAATAGATAGTACTGGTGAGGAGGCACTTTTCTCTAATTCTTCAAActcttcttttgaaactgCACGTAGAGAGAATTTTTCACATAGTTTCATGGTATCATCCAATGATCCTCTTTCAAATACGGGTAAAGATAGTTTATTGTAAATATCTCTTTCAACCATCACATACCCTTCACTATCAAGACGTTTTCTTAGATCTTCCAATGACGAATTCTCTAACGTTGAATCGATCAATTCGTTATACTCAGATAATGGAACTGCTTTGAAACCAAAGGAGGCAATGTTTTCAATGGCTGCATTTTTGTCATTggatttcattttcatatcTTCGTATTCATTTTTATCGATAACAACATGGTTATATGCTTCGGCTTTTTCTCTTAATATGCCCATTGAAGgattttctgaaatttcttttagtGTTAAATACTCTGAATCTGGGATTGCCACATATCCTACACCGGAGGCGATAGCAGCTAATTCTTTTGCTGTAGGTTCGTTAGTCTTTCTTAATAGATCATCGTATTGTTTAGTCTTTAGCATTTCATACCCCTTGGCACTTGCTCTAGCTGATAAGAAATCGATAGGTGGGTCTTGAGAAATTTGCATCAATTCTTCGAATTCATCAGAAGAGATTAATCTTTGATCGTAATCCTCGGCTTTCTCCGTGATAAAATCTAATGAGGGTTGTTCCACAGATCTCTTGAGTTGGTCATAATCCGATACAGATACAACTTTATAGCCAGCTTCAAATGCCTTTTGATTTAAGAATTCCATGCTTGGATGTTTACTTGTATTTTCAAGATCTTCGAAGACTTCGGCAGgtattattttctgtttcatTTGTTCTGCTTTAGAGGTTAAGAACTCTAAAGAGGGGTTCTCCAAGCATCTCATCATCTCTTCATATTCTGCTGTAGATATTATCTTTTCATTAAACTTCTTTGCAGCTTCTTTGATAAAGGATATATCTGGGTTTTCAATCGATTCTCTCATATCATTTAAGGATTTCTTGTCAATCAATGTATGATTCAGATCATTGGCTCTTTCTTCTAAAAATTCTTTTGTGGGTGTGTTATAACTGGATTCTAGCATTTCATAACGCTCGGTTGGAATGGCGGTCATATTATTATTCCTCGCGAAGATCTTGATTAAATCTACAGATGGGTTCAGAGCCTTTTCCTTTAGATTTTCCAGATCATTCTTCTCAATGACATTAAGACCTATCTTCTCAGCAGTCTCCGATAGCTGAGCTCTGTTGGGGTTAAAGATTCTATTATTCATCTCGTTGTATTTATCTTCTGTTAAAATAATTCGACTATTCAACTGAGCAATCCATTTCATCAACTTGATCTGTTGATCTTTGTTATCACTTGATAGCGAGTCCTTAACTCTTTCGATAGTGATCTCTGGATTTTTGACTTGTTCTCTTAAAGTCTCTAATTCTTTTCTAGAAATGACTTCAAAATCTTCAGAATCAttgattttgtttattatagATTCCAAGGGTAACGAGTTCAGTTTGTAACTCTCGGTGTCTTGATCAATGGGTATCAATTTGCAATTGTGACTTTGAGCCATTGtttccaatttttcaattggcAAATCGTTATTGATCTCAGTTGCCATGGTATCTATTGACCTAgtatcaaagaaatcatCTTCAAGGTCACTTGTGTCCTCTTCTACCAATTTttgcttcttcaagaatCTCAGCAACccatttttcaaagttgaCAAAGAAGTTTCTAAAGAATTAACTTTCGAACTCAATTCATCGTTTTCATCGTTAAGATTTGATAATCTTTGTCTCATGGATTTTGATTCTTGGTCAATATTTGCGACGTGGGAACTTAGTTGTGATTGTAATTTTTGGTTTTCCAGTTTCAATACTTCGGACTCGGTTCTTATGGCATCCAGTTGTTCTCTTGTAGTTTTGTAATTCTCGTCAAGATCGTTCTTTTCGTTTCTTATCAATCGAAGTGCGTTGTTGCAACTGTCCAAGTTAGCCTCTAGGTCCCAATTGAGATGTTTCAAGTCGTCTAGTTCCTGTTGCAACTTCTCTGTGCCTGTAGTGTGTTTCTGTTGGTCTTCTACGAGATCATGGTTCTCTTGTTTCAGCTGCTCgatcttcttcttaaaCTTCTCGTTCATCGCTTGCAACCTTCTGCACTCCATGAGCAAGTTCTCGCTCAGGTCCATGGTGAAGTTGATATCCTTGGAGTTATTGGTGGCTCTCATCATGGACTCGTAAGAGTTCGAGGCCATGAACATCGGCAGCTCGTCCGTGTTGTCCTTAGTGGCGAGCACATCCGTCACTGATTCTGATCCCTCCGGCACGTCTTTCATCTGTTCTTTCAACTTCTCCAACCCATCTTCCAGTTCATGGTCAGATGTATGAGACATTTGTTAATAGAGTTTAAAGGTTGTCCTTTTGTTATTCTTCCAgttaaaaatatcaaaaaaaaaactaagTAAAAAGATACTTACcctcaaagaaaaaaataaagaactGTGCTCACAAACCAATCCTTTATGTTGTTTCAAACACCTGTACTTTGAATGAACTACTTCTTATAGCAATAACAGCAGAAACGGgtattaaaaaaattagccGCCGAAgataaagagaaagaaagaggacGAGATCTGAGGCCGAGAAGTGTGTGGTATTTATAGTCTGCCAGAAAAGTGCCGCCCAAACTGTTGAGGAAGGAAgaatgagaaaaaaaaaaaaaagaaaactttgTTGGTTGTGTGGTGTTGGAGAGGAAAGCCCTGacacaaaaacaaaaacaaagcaaaatcaaaaaaaaacaaaaagccGGGTAACGTTTAGCGACAATTAAACGCAAAACTACGGAGTACGTCCGCAGAGAGAGACAACGGAAAGCCATTTatcatattatttttgatagcTTTTGTTCCCCTACCCCTACAATCCCTCTGGACAACCGGGAAAGTTTGTTGTGTGTGCTCCACAGAGATCTCGCGGGGAATGCGGAAAAGTAACATTTGCATCAGAGAAGAGGCACAGCCTTATTCTTCGGCCTTTGTCTGTTAGCCAatgaaagacaaaaaaaaatcgaaGTACATGGAGATATATCGTGTGCTACGTGTTGTTTATATACCTATGTACGTTTGTTTACAATTGGTTATGTATTGGTATACGATTTGTTTATCTAATTTATCAGTGGTGGGCAACGGCTCTCACGTATCACGATATGTAGCGATAACGTATATATTGTGATGTACGGATGTTTTGTAAACCCAGCATTTCTAACCTCCCTACACCACACTTAATCTCCTCTCTCTCAGCACCGTTTTACCCTTTTTCTCATCGCTTGAGGGAGGGCAAGCCGTTAGTTGGTGAAAGAGCGAATCAGAAGGCGAGAATTGGTGATTACGCAGATAATCCCGCACCGAGCAAAGGCAGTTAAGAGAGAAAGGAGGAGAGGGACTCCGAGATCGCGGTTCGCTGTGCGTGAGGACGGGGAGCGACGGGGAGCTACGGGGAGCTACGGGGAGATACGGGGGGAGGCCTTTTCGGCCTCCCACTCGCACTAATCCAAATCCTGTGAAGGCGAATTGTGTGTGGGAGGGGAGATGGGCGTTATATATAAGAGCAAAGCGCATTGCAATCGTATTTGGTACCGCCTTGGTGGAAGGAGAAAATAGTAGCACCAAAAATACACGATTAAGAAAAGGTGTGCTTTATTGTACTTGGGAGAGGAAAACTACTACAGAACGAAACAATGTTGTCGAGGTCGGCTGTTTGCGCAAAAAGATACATTACACCACGCCATGTGGCTGCATGGAAATTGCCGGTGCAGAAGGTTGTTCCTGCGTACTTGTCGCAGTACCGTTGGGCGTCTACGTCTGTTAAGGTGCCCTCCATGGCAGAGTCCCTGACTGAGGGTTCTTTGAAGGAGTTCACAAAGAAAGTCGGTGAGTTTGTTGAGCAAGATGAG
Encoded proteins:
- the GIR2 gene encoding Gir2p (CAGL0E01221g~Ortholog(s) have role in cellular response to biotic stimulus, cellular response to starvation and cytoplasmic translation, more) codes for the protein MDYKEEQEQELEVLRSIYPDELEVVKEYPGVKFELQLKLELQELIDTSHLSKDHTLHCTFQLPEEYPDVNPVISIEVEETLLNSDDEGEGEDEDEDEQQYDEHGNRLMSKYENIPDTISIADYVSGPLVAELEEQIETDMLSGMQMCFALISSIKEKAEHYFLEQLTLKQKQHDQELQEREKEEQAKFHGTKVTRESFLGWRTKFRQEHGLDKRDEERRLQAHHGRLTGKQMFEQGIEGTLDDIDDTDVQEVATKLQDDL
- the CTH1 gene encoding putative mRNA-binding protein CTH1 (CAGL0E01243g~Protein involved in cellular iron homeostasis; induced by Aft1p to reduce expression of iron-associated genes under iron starvation), whose translation is MSDIYTEFSESVFSERHGQHQYLKMAHANMYGNGGASEVQNVEIQPEADDYEARIKEIEEYYLKTLLNEEPSKRNSGYVGASGIKSVPSLELDDQANPSSSSSDVSIQDISTSPGMMYSKFNTHLVGNSPAVYGAAANNALFNNLNSLNESQYIYGKSINNESLYFRQQQQLQQQQQQQQQQQQLLQQQQLQQQLQLQQQQPTFLDSNVQTNYANQEFVNSQANVTPLNYTNIFNNEISAKPAKTHKINPFLQDKQVSRKSNLEVDIKHHYQANALPLTSENLQKMQDLSIDDMPIESINRKKFHIQKTTVDPTKQINSEPKVKEHQQQQQQQQINKGLYKTELCETFTTKGFCKYGNKCQFAHGLQELKLKKTSNNFRTKPCINWDKLGYCPYGKRCCFKHGDDRDIQIYKKAGTYTANPDGSDASERKLTEVQIKQKNLHANIKKLQKMTW
- the NUM1 gene encoding Num1p (CAGL0E01265g~Ortholog(s) have tubulin binding activity and role in microtubule cytoskeleton organization, mitochondrial fission, mitochondrion inheritance, nuclear migration along microtubule) is translated as MSHTSDHELEDGLEKLKEQMKDVPEGSESVTDVLATKDNTDELPMFMASNSYESMMRATNNSKDINFTMDLSENLLMECRRLQAMNEKFKKKIEQLKQENHDLVEDQQKHTTGTEKLQQELDDLKHLNWDLEANLDSCNNALRLIRNEKNDLDENYKTTREQLDAIRTESEVLKLENQKLQSQLSSHVANIDQESKSMRQRLSNLNDENDELSSKVNSLETSLSTLKNGLLRFLKKQKLVEEDTSDLEDDFFDTRSIDTMATEINNDLPIEKLETMAQSHNCKLIPIDQDTESYKLNSLPLESIINKINDSEDFEVISRKELETLREQVKNPEITIERVKDSLSSDNKDQQIKLMKWIAQLNSRIILTEDKYNEMNNRIFNPNRAQLSETAEKIGLNVIEKNDLENLKEKALNPSVDLIKIFARNNNMTAIPTERYEMLESSYNTPTKEFLEERANDLNHTLIDKKSLNDMRESIENPDISFIKEAAKKFNEKIISTAEYEEMMRCLENPSLEFLTSKAEQMKQKIIPAEVFEDLENTSKHPSMEFLNQKAFEAGYKVVSVSDYDQLKRSVEQPSLDFITEKAEDYDQRLISSDEFEELMQISQDPPIDFLSARASAKGYEMLKTKQYDDLLRKTNEPTAKELAAIASGVGYVAIPDSEYLTLKEISENPSMGILREKAEAYNHVVIDKNEYEDMKMKSNDKNAAIENIASFGFKAVPLSEYNELIDSTLENSSLEDLRKRLDSEGYVMVERDIYNKLSLPVFERGSLDDTMKLCEKFSLRAVSKEEFEELEKSASSPVLSIDELIERVKSHGFMVHSLEEHKELQKKFEEPDINYLIEKAQKYNVVLIDSNENSRNEELIKNTPLSFVREKAALHDCSIIETKKLEEMQTQIEQPTIEMLKETAEKIDCIVMTSEEKTKLDEHMAKPPLDYLKEKARRQRKELVDLVEFRELIRKTTNPTGDEIKQYANSLQSVVLLNDEYNDLQKQIEYPTLDYLVSSLEKFNYVAIPKEEYEHSVDRYNNPSNDYLSEKLADNGMIMVNNNEYQNLLLSVDNPELAYLEEKAKAFRKIVIDKEEFQYKLDIFENPSLEFLESKANNINKQIIDKDELNDLRDKLRNPTEDYLIEHAELQNKTLVDKTDYQCKLRQLENPTIDFLRNMARKESMVLMAKNEAETMQAMLSQPDLDYLKASAKELGYEIVELARYRELVNNSETPSFEFLQSKIHSMNYVIVRQEKWESVKQKAENPTEEELKSYAHNYNLKVFTSDELNDFIAQIKLQERNNTSPSSKVKASKQYFEQLIKEQKQQPGKIKEHAQALGFVTLPTDEYENLIKNQKDSALKKEEIYRAAREMNMTVIDKESYSKFIQQRSSPVKLTYEELQSLATKMDMDLIKRTPDLRSNSSGTRLNFVEKEESAEDSSSSSTGEKSENLTQNKSPFLTSNTSSLTLEELTNKAKELGYILSPMRKSASPLSDIPDLTSESTATNSTLTNTHENHSSLDLSKITQDNHKAQSKTIPNKLDINTVQELLKETEYELINKKQLKELKSVRKPSKPTKPTEKELQKIASTLGLSLLTQEQLKDLEDPAKLSDDDLKKEASKRSLIVLSLKSYKALLSKERQASKPIPKITRLEIVKKAPVHGLIAIDQREYNSLKTDNKKIDIGKVDENMLRTRAKELGLVVMDKNDASHMERVSKPKTKLELIKLLQIRYNLVAIPRAEYSKLKSQITNAKSTESPSSTAEIETNAKSSNITDVEQMKQELSSQGFLVVPSTCFISTAYAKTPTTKKVVVLPRMYYMTLLARSNPRPIKRTTLSSRNNTSNLDSTLVSEASELPLKSKTAPSSPASEVPPNTISSALYGGTSFNESSTVKSESTPLSFSPTQSPLHTPSKRTAKKPPMNRSTSVDTLGTLNSIASMNEKTMIPALTQTVIGEYLYKYYPKLGHIGGEGRHRRYFWIHPYSMTLYWSETNPVMENAAQSKTKGVSILNVSVIPDNSSHPSGLYYKSIVVTTDDRNVIFTCPTRERHMVWYNSLRYLLQRSIDGIPYDEIVEDSDNDMYAGKVFPLGRQGQHVPGRLGTRTTMRSPSISSLRDRVKK